ggagggggagaggggagggacacgCGACGAACGTAAAACAAACTGGTGGCATTCAGTCAAGCAGGCTGGGAACGCTCGGGAAGCCGGTGAGTTGCACCAGTCAGCTGGGCGCTCCGAAGCTTTCCCGAGCCGGGCAGTTCCGTGCTGCTTTGCTTTGGCCTGCGAACCTGGCCCTATGATGGAGGAGTGCGGTGGGGAATTTTTCGGTGTTGGGAAGTGGCAGGTAGGAAAGGAAATCTGACCTGCCCCAAAAGGCAGCAATTAAAGTCTTAACCGCGACCCATCTGTCGTGGGACgccaccgcccccaccccaaccccgcCTTTCTCCCAGCAGAGTGGTCCCCGCGCCCTTTGTCTGAGcagggaagaagaggagacagGTTCTGAGGCCCCGAcagcaaagggaaaggaaatttcCAGCTTGGGCGCACCCTGAGGGACTGAGCCTGGGACAAAAATCCGCTCCGAAGTGGTGTGGCGCCTCTCTCTGGACTCGGCTCTAGTGCCCTATGCTCGCCTCACCTTGCACTTGGGTGCCGCTGCAGCCTCCCAGCCCGAAGCCACCCCGAGACCCCAAACGAGGCATTTCCCAGGCCTAGTCCTTAAGGCCGGTCGCAGCCTGACCTTTCTCCCCACTTAGCCCTTTGGCTGCCTCCCACTTCCAATAGGACTCACTCCTCTTCCCCCCACATCCTTAGCAACTGCGTGTCCCCACCACCCATCCAGCTGCTCTGCTCCGCCGCTGGACACAGGCGTGCGTCCCCAGCCCTGGCTCTCAGCAGTTTCCACCCCTCTCGGCTcgccgggcgggggcggggcagagccTCACGCGAAGCCAGAGTGAGTGGCCTGTGCTGAGCAATGCGGTAGGGAGGAGGGCTTATTTTGAGGCAAATTTCCTCTGTTTGGGGTCCAACCTCGCATTTTGGGGTGACACTGCTCAGAGGCTCAACAATCCCAGGTCTTATCGTCTGCTTGCATCCAGGCTCCCACTGCCGACGCTTTCCAGGCCTCTTGCAAGAAGTCACCCACGCCCACCCGTCACAAACTACACAAACTCACGGAGGGTAACTCACCAGGTAGATGGCGCCGGGGGCTTGCAGCGCGAGGCCACTCCCAGGGGCGTGCAGGCCGCAGGGTTCTGAACTGGCACATTTTCGCTCTTCCTCCGCTCCGTGGCGCGGGCTCGCGGCCGCCTACCCCCTCGCCGCGCAGCCGCTATCCCAGGGCTAAGCTCTGCAGGATCGCAGGCTTGCAGGCTTGCCAAGGGCAGCTGCCAGGAGCGCGAGCGCGGCCGTTCTCTGCGCGCTCCGGACCGCGCCCGCCTGGGCGGCGAGAACCCGCGCAGCCCGGAGGAGCAGCCACGGGAGTCTTCCGGGAACACCCCCTAGGCCCTACCGCGCCTCGCGGAGTCTTGACAGCGGCGCCAGACCCGGGGTCGCCGGCTTAGTGGCGCgttgctggggctggggctcggCGCGCTCGCGTGCCCGCAGGGCCCGGCGCTCGCCGCCGCGCGGTGAGCACACGCGTACCCTGGCTGCCTCCCGCGCGGCTTTGACAAGTCGTGCGGACTCCAGCAGTAGGGACgtggagggctgggggtggaatCAATAGGtgtttcccttctctgctcaactttcagtatttaaaatgCTCCGAGAGAGCTCTGAGAGCAGGTACTTACAGaaataccccccccccaccccgggctctCGATGGACACGCATAATAGCTCGCGCGTGTGTGTGTTGGTGTATATCGGGTGTGGGGTCGGGCCGTAGCCGAGGTCTTTTTTCGTGTGACACCGGCCTATTCCTCGCACCTCCTTCTCAACTTTGTGGGTGGAGTGCGTCTTTCCCAAACTTCTGTCAAGGCACCGCGTTTACAAAACCACAAACACATCACAAGCCTCCCAAGGCCTTTAATTCTCAAGGACGTTTTGTGAGGCCAGTTACCTGCTGGCGTCTTCCAAGTGGTCCAGACTCGGCTCGGGCCGCAGACTCCGGGATGCCAGGAGTCCTCGGCCCCGGCCCCCAGAGGAGCCCTAGAAAGAGGGCGGCGTAGGCGGCGGCGCGGGTTTGACCCGGGCCCAGTGTCGGCCCGGCGGAACCGTGCAGAGAAAGCTCGGATTTCGCTGCGGTCGGCTTCCTGGCCGTGGCTTTCTGGAGCCTGGCGTTTCATAAATATAGCTGGGCGTTTGCCCCTGAATTAGACTCCGTTTCCTTATTTAGCCCTTGCACAATGATTTTAGATGATGTCACTTAGAGCTAAACGAGAAAATTGATCTCAGATTTGCTTGGCCTTTAAAGCCTGGTTAAGCAGATTGAGAATtaaaaagacagaggaaaaagCGAAGGGGCGGGGGAGGACCGCGAGGTGTGCGCCGGAAAGActgagagcagaggggagggcgGGCCGCACAGCGAACAGCGCCCCCGCCTCTTCTGGGCGGGGGAACTTCACTCACCAATGAAAAGTAGTCACTgactgcagagaaaaaaaaagttttcctgttGACTGTTGGAAGCGAATTGAGCAATTATCTAGTTTACCTTCTCCTCTTGGAAGTTAACGATTGGCGAGATCTTGGCTGCGTTATTGACACAACACTTTCTATTGATAGAAATAAGTAGTGATTGTCCTCGAGTCATTGGTGCGCCAAGAACTCTGCGATGGGCTGGCAGGAGTCCATTGGGCTGGGCAGGCAGGTTCGGCTGGTgatgctggggaggaggaggaggaggctgctggtggtgatggtgccCGTCCTCCTCTCCGCAGGTCTGTGACAAGCAGGGAACAAGGCAACGACGGCGCAGCCTGGCCCCGGCTCACGGACGCTGGCGACTCAGACATGGACAGTAGCTGCCACAACGCGACTGCCAAAATGTTAGCTACTGCTCCGGCCCGGGGCAACATGATGAGCACCTCCAAACCCTTGGCTTTCTCCATCGAACGAATCATGGCGCGCACCCCAGAGCCCAAGgccctgcccgtcccccacttCCTTCAGGGAGCCGTGCCCAAGGGGGACCCCAAGCACTCGTTGCATCTTAACTCGCCGATCCCCTGCATGATCCCCTTCGTGCCTGTGGCGTACGACACGAGCTCCAAGGCAGGAATGACGGGCTCGGAGCCGCGGAAGGCGAGTCTGGAGGCGCCGGCCGCACCGGCGGCAGCACCCGCAGCGCCCGCGTTCAGCTGCAGCGACCTGCTCAACTGCGCGCTGAGTCTCAAGGGCGACCTGGCCCGCGACGCGCTGCCGCTGCAGCAGTACAAGCTGGTAAGGCCGCGTGTGGTCAACCATTCTTCCTTCCACGCCATGGGAGCCCTGTGCTACCTGAATCGGGGTGACGGCCCGTGCCACCCGGCAGCCGGCGTTAACATCCACCCGGTGGCCTCCTACTTCCTCAGTTCCCCTCTGCACTCTCAGCCAAAAACGTATTTAGCTGAAAGAAATAAACTGGTGGTCCCGGCGGTGGAGAAGTACCCCTCGGGAGTAGCTTTCAAAGACTTGTCCCAGGCTCAGCTGCAGCATTATATGAAAGAAAGCGCCCAGCTTCTGTCGGAAAAAATCGCGTTcaaaacttctgacttcagccgAGGCTCTCCTAATACCAAGCCCAAAGTTTTCACTTGCGAAGTGTGTGGAAAGGCAAGTACGATGTAGGAGGGAGGTCTTCCTTCCATCtgttccttcctgcctgcctgcctgcctgcctgccttcctctcttcctcccctcctttccttcttccctctttcctcctctccttccttttccaaatttcattttattttgtagttatttgtatacattttctaTAAGGttacttcctccctccccctcctctgcgcGTTTAATTTCGAAGTACTTGTTGGGCTAACCAGTTCCCCATGTGTTTAACTTTAAGGTCTTTAACGCACACTATAACTTAACCCGTCACATGCCAGTGCACACAGGAGCCAGACCCTTCGTTTGCAAAGTGTGTGGCAAGGGCTTCCGGCAAGCCAGCACCCTGTGCAGGCACAAGATCATTCATACCCAGGTGTGTTCATCTGCTTCGGTTTCACTTGGTTTACATCCAAACGGTTTGTAG
The genomic region above belongs to Suricata suricatta isolate VVHF042 chromosome 2, meerkat_22Aug2017_6uvM2_HiC, whole genome shotgun sequence and contains:
- the FEZF1 gene encoding fez family zinc finger protein 1, which gives rise to MDSSCHNATAKMLATAPARGNMMSTSKPLAFSIERIMARTPEPKALPVPHFLQGAVPKGDPKHSLHLNSPIPCMIPFVPVAYDTSSKAGMTGSEPRKASLEAPAAPAAAPAAPAFSCSDLLNCALSLKGDLARDALPLQQYKLVRPRVVNHSSFHAMGALCYLNRGDGPCHPAAGVNIHPVASYFLSSPLHSQPKTYLAERNKLVVPAVEKYPSGVAFKDLSQAQLQHYMKESAQLLSEKIAFKTSDFSRGSPNTKPKVFTCEVCGKVFNAHYNLTRHMPVHTGARPFVCKVCGKGFRQASTLCRHKIIHTQEKPHKCNQCGKAFNRSSTLNTHTRIHAGYKPFVCEFCGKGFHQKGNYKNHKLTHSGEKQFKCNICNKAFHQVYNLTFHMHTHNDKKPFTCPTCGKGFCRNFDLKKHVRKLHDSSLGLARTSAGEPGTDPSPPLQQMPPATLPPLPPPLPPPPGPLQPGLHPAHQ